Proteins encoded by one window of Kribbella flavida DSM 17836:
- a CDS encoding GNAT family N-acetyltransferase: MTAELPAGLTVRPARPDDDAAIAAQLAAYTSALIGFPKHSAEDVANYLRDPKLRLATDSWLVHDGDRLVGTATALAHNVPGQVDVDVFSADPAVAAWLLDRACAHAVDRARGADLAEVKLRVGVLREDTALPELLAGFTLETSIQRMRIDHPEPPPVPEPPAGVVLRRGAFDDATRRAAHAVIAGAFADQPGAVPRPYDDWLASREARSTFDWSQLTVAELDGRAVAVQECNDNLVRSDRCGYIGRLGVLPGARGRGLAKYLLLDQFAQDAAAGLTGTMLHVDSSNPTPAVALYRGVGMRPNAVSDLWSKVVPLG; the protein is encoded by the coding sequence GTGACCGCCGAATTGCCCGCCGGGCTGACGGTCCGGCCGGCCCGCCCGGACGACGACGCGGCGATCGCGGCGCAGTTGGCGGCGTACACGTCGGCGCTGATCGGGTTCCCCAAGCACAGCGCCGAGGACGTCGCGAACTACCTGCGCGATCCGAAGCTGCGGCTCGCCACCGACAGCTGGCTGGTGCACGACGGCGACCGGCTGGTCGGGACAGCGACCGCGCTCGCCCACAACGTGCCGGGCCAGGTCGACGTCGACGTGTTCTCGGCCGACCCGGCGGTCGCCGCCTGGTTGCTCGACCGAGCGTGCGCGCATGCCGTCGACCGAGCCCGCGGGGCCGACCTGGCCGAGGTGAAGCTGCGGGTCGGCGTACTGCGGGAGGACACCGCGCTGCCCGAACTGCTGGCTGGCTTCACCCTGGAGACGTCGATCCAGCGGATGCGGATCGACCACCCGGAGCCCCCGCCGGTCCCAGAGCCGCCTGCGGGTGTGGTGCTGCGCCGGGGCGCTTTCGACGACGCGACCAGACGAGCCGCGCACGCGGTGATCGCCGGCGCCTTCGCCGACCAGCCCGGCGCCGTCCCGCGCCCGTACGACGACTGGCTGGCGTCGCGGGAAGCCCGGTCGACGTTCGACTGGTCCCAGCTGACGGTCGCCGAGCTGGACGGCCGGGCGGTCGCCGTCCAGGAGTGCAACGACAACCTGGTGAGGTCCGACCGGTGCGGCTACATCGGCCGGCTCGGGGTGCTGCCGGGCGCGCGCGGTCGCGGGCTGGCGAAGTACCTGCTGCTGGACCAGTTCGCCCAGGACGCCGCGGCCGGTCTGACCGGCACGATGCTGCACGTCGACAGCTCGAACCCGACCCCGGCGGTAGCGCTCTACCGGGGCGTGGGGATGCGGCCGAACGCGGTCAGCGACCTCTGGTCGAAGGTCGTACCGCTCGGTTGA